Proteins from one Hyperolius riggenbachi isolate aHypRig1 chromosome 2, aHypRig1.pri, whole genome shotgun sequence genomic window:
- the LOC137547490 gene encoding posterior protein-like, with protein sequence MEVVTDFLKKYSSASYHLCMDEALTHQFGDLEKQCDMQNEKLQTKVSSKKNRKQRMANLIDMLIKMKEIALQKELQFYTEKAQLRKELDNITQGCLAMDIKNNACECEELKEEVDKLGEENCDLQECLEDCESRCRLRELHIASLEAKESQKDCVIQMLTEQLAQKEQCLQLLKAHGNNACNQGNSSGYKSLGEEQRGREEHPICTADESQSPPELSLNQNSTLFTPIPDRIDHQHRNAQGQGHANHNVHSTTLSIQDRTNLCQILGKFDTSASPVSLSNKLEAVVTQYNLGNRDACALLRAWLPSQLCEKLLPPVGTHTGLLAELNSNWGNAADRMGELQRVMGGRDARGTNALENARFRKGEDPVLFCSEYLSLYKSTFNCPDMSPDDGSFLYSMANKCTFVDYHTKIALRNANSYQTFLNIIKDWIQETNQDSKMQRKIAEVTKSEGRVRSTGKCYKCGHMGHFMRDCKLNRRVGGNRSFADRKDQKRPGPDRVQREKVQDPNVTLYGPLLKELERVKSKIAEIPEEYKTPPPSNPYVKP encoded by the coding sequence ATGGAAGTTGTAACAGATTTTCTAAAGAAATATTCCTCTGCTTCTTATCATTTGTGTATGGATGAGGCATTGACTCATCAGTTTGGTGATTTAGAAAAGCAGTGTGACATGCAGAATGAAAAATTGCAAACTAAagtatcttctaaaaaaaatagaaaacagagaaTGGCCAATCTCATTGATATGTTAATTAAGATGAAAGAGATCGCTTTACAGAAAGAATTGcaattttacactgaaaaagctCAGCTAAGGAAGGAGCTTGATAACATTACGCAAGGTTGTTTGGCCATGGATATTAAGAATAATGCTTGTGAATGTGAGGAATTAAAGGAGGAAGTTGACAAACTTGGTGAAGAGAATTGTGATTTACAAGAGTGTTTAGAGGACTGTGAATCTAGATGTAGACTCAGAGAATTACATATTGCATCTTTGGAAGCAAAAGAGTCACAAAAAGATTGTGTTATTCAAATGCTTACAGAGCAGCTGGCTCAAAAGGAACAATGTTTACAGTTGTTAAAAGCACACGGTAACAATGCATGCAACCAGGGTAATAGCTCAGGTTACAAATCCCTGGGAGAGGAgcaaagaggcagagaggagcatCCGATTTGTACTGCAGACGAATCTCAATCTCCTCCTGAGCTTTCATTAAATCAAAATTCCACACTCTTTACTCCTATCCCAGACAGGATTGATCACCAACACAGAAATGCTCAAGGGCAAGGTCATGCAAATCATAATGTGCACTCCACAACACTCTCTATACAGGATCGCACAAACCTGTGCCAGATATTGGGGAAGTTTGACACTTCAGCCTCACCTGTCAGCCTCTCCAATAAGCTGGAAGCTGTAGTCACTCAATATAATTTGGGAAACAGAGATGCCTGTGCGCTACTGCGTGCATGGCTCCCTTCACAGCTGTGTGAGAAATTACTGCCTCCTGTGGGGACTCATACTGGTCTGTTGGCAGAACTTAATTCCAATTGGGGAAATGCAGCAGACAGAATGGGAGAGTTACAGAGAGTGATGGGAGGGAGAGATGCTAGAGGAACCAATGCGCTAGAAAATGCCAGATTTAGGAAAGGTGAAGACCCTGTTTTATTTTGCAGTGAATACTTGTCACTGTACAAATCCACATTTAATTGCCCAGATATGTCTCCTGACGACGGTAGTTTTCTTTACTCGATGGCTAACAAGTGTACCTTTGTGGATTATCACACAAAGATTGCACTCAGAAATGCTAATTCATACCAGACATTTCTGAACATAATAAAGGACTGGATTCAGGAGACAAATCAGGACagtaaaatgcaaaggaaaattgcAGAGGTAACTAAGAGTGAAGGAAGAGTCAGATCCACTGGCAAATGTTACAAATGTGGGCATATGGGACATTTCATGAGAGACTGTAAATTGAACAGGAGAGTAGGGGGTAACAGAAGTTTTGCTGACAGGAAAGATCAGAAGAGGCCTGGACCAGACAGGGTGCAGAGGGAAAAGGTCCAAGATCCCAATGTTACCCTATATGGTCCACTCCTAAAAGAGCTAGAGAGGGTTAAAAGTAAAATCGCTGAAATTCCAGAGGAATACAAGACCCCACCCCCATCCAATCCTTATGTGAAACCATAG